A window of Ipomoea triloba cultivar NCNSP0323 chromosome 2, ASM357664v1 contains these coding sequences:
- the LOC116009955 gene encoding pentatricopeptide repeat-containing protein At4g33990-like has translation MHPVFQNSHKLFVRFPKRIFSVRTSTYNVTRSSHFQDQVHCICGNEDDNVVSWTLMISNFVKRNQPQKAIELFKRMLTSNLKPNYVTVLSSIRASSCMDSDNLTMGIHCFAIKMGFELEMPIITALLGFYSVCDMEAAWKLFQQAPEKDFIMWSAMISAFVKIGEYILAIDLFKEMQFCGVLLNYVCILSILPACANLGNLRIGRELHGFSIKRSFTSHVNVQNSLMDMYTKCGSLKESIYVFRHIEQKDLVSWKNIILGCVKNHCHRKALRFFYEMQFCCFDIDETIITEVIGAFSKLNETKAGLGIHCFALKSGFLKCISVMTALLQMYANFGSIETARILFDSLSQKDIIAWSAMISAYAQSEQPSNALAIFKRMQLEHGKPNEFAFHSLLQACSSMAAQDVGETIHTQVMKLGYTSNAFLASTLIDMYCKFGRIHQGKTIFDENPDKDLICWSSMINGYGINGHGNEALECFLDMLSHGIQPNDVVFISVLSACSHCGLEYEGWNWFHAMEEKYDITPKLAHYACMVDMLSRQGNVEEALEFVNKMPIEPDKRIWGALLAGCRKTHGSSEVSELVAKQLISLDPTNASYYVILSNLYADQGRWKEVEKLRQLMDGKKRKKGMGYSVIEVNDLMHRMEL, from the coding sequence ATGCACCCTGTTTTTCAAAATTCCCACAAGCTGTTTGTAAGATTTCCCAAACGAATTTTCTCTGTCAGAACCTCAACATACAATGTAACTCGGAGCTCACATTTCCAAGATCAAGTCCATTGTATTTGTGGAAATGAAGATGATAACGTAGTGTCGTGGACATTGATGATTTCAAATTTCGTGAAGAGAAATCAGCCACAGAAGGCCATTGAGCTTTTCAAGAGAATGCTTACAAGCAATCTAAAGCCCAACTATGTGACAGTTCTAAGCTCCATTCGAGCATCTTCCTGTATGGACTCAGACAATTTGACAATGGGGATTCACTGTTTTGCTATAAAAATGGGATTTGAATTGGAAATGCCTATTATAACAGCTCTTCTTGGTTTTTATTCTGTTTGTGACATGGAAGCTGCGTGGAAGTTGTTTCAACAGGCACCAGAGAAAGATTTTATTATGTGGAGTGCAATGATTTCGGCTTTTGTGAAGATTGGAGAGTATATTTTAGCCATTGACCTTTTTAAAGAAATGCAATTCTGTGGTGTTCTACTAAATTATGTTTGCATTTTGAGTATCTTACCGGCTTGTGCAAATCTTGGCAATTTGAGAATTGGGAGAGAACTACATGGTTTTTCCATTAAAAGATCATTCACCTCTCATGTCAATGTTCAGAATTCGCTTATGGATATGTACACCAAGTGTGGGAGTTTGAAAGAGTCAATTTATGTTTTTCGACACATAGAACAGAAGGATCTTGTTTCTTGGAAAAATATTATTCTTGGGTGCGTAAAAAATCACTGTCATAGAAAAGCTTTGAGATTTTTCTATGAGATGCAGTTTTGTTGCTTTGACATAGATGAAACTATCATAACGGAAGTGATTGGAGCGTTCTCCAAATTGAATGAGACAAAAGCTGGACTGGGAATTCATTGCTTTGCACTAAAGTCAGGATTTTTGAAATGTATTTCTGTCATGACTGCGCTTCTTCAAATGTATGCTAACTTTGGAAGTATTGAAACAGCAAGGATTTTATTTGATTCTCTCAGCCAGAAAGATATCATTGCTTGGAGTGCAATGATCTCGGCTTACGCCCAGAGTGAGCAACCCAGTAATGCTCTGGCTATATTTAAACGGATGCAATTGGAACATGGGAAGCCTAATGAATTTGCTTTTCATAGTTTACTACAGGCTTGTTCTTCAATGGCAGCACAAGATGTCGGAGAAACTATACATACACAAGTTATGAAACTTGGTTATACATCTAATGCATTTTTAGCATCTACACTAATTGATATGTATTGTAAATTTGGAAGAATACACCAGGGAAAAACCATTTTTGATGAAAATCCTGACAAAGATCTCATATGTTGGAGTTCGATGATCAATGGTTATGGGATCAATGGTCATGGAAATGAGGCTCTTGAGTGTTTCTTGGACATGTTGTCTCATGGGATACAACCAAATGATGTTGTTTTCATATCTGTTCTGTCTGCTTGTAGTCACTGTGGCCTTGAATACGAGGGTTGGAACTGGTTCCACGCAATGGAAGAGAAATATGATATTACTCCTAAACTTGCACACTATGCTTGTATGGTGGACATGCTTAGCCGTCAAGGGAACGTAGAAGAAGCGCTTGAGTTTGTGAATAAAATGCCCATTGAGCCAGATAAGCGGATATGGGGAGCTCTGCTTGCTGGATGTAGAAAAACTCATGGATCGAGTGAAGTTTCTGAACTAGTTGCCAAACAACTTATTTCTTTGGACCCAACAAACGCAAGCTATTATGTCATTCTATCAAACTTATACGCAGATCAGGGCAGATGGAAAGAGGTAGAAAAGTTGAGGCAACTAATGGATggaaagaagagaaagaaagggATGGGTTATAGTGTTATTGAAGTCAATGACTTGATGCATAGAATGGAATTATAA